GACAAAATCAGCGTGGCTGAGAGTGGATGTGCTGTTCCCAAAGCAGGACTTAGAGGAAAGGGCAAACCGTGGTACTGGGCAGATGTCAGCTGTGTGGTGTGGagtgctttgctgctggcagtgggctGTGCGAGGCCATCCTGGGAAGGGAAAGTGTTTCTCTGCTCTTGGTCCACAGCAGTTTAGCAAATCTGTGGGTGTCCCATGGATGAGTCCCATACCAGAAGACAAAGTGGATGGGAGCCACCAGGGAAGGGGCAGAACAGGAGCCATGGTGAAGGAGCAGTGTCCAGCTGGAGgttggctgcagcagggctaGGGTTCCATCACCAGTACAGCCCTCCTAGGTCCATGCCAAAGCCTGGAGAAGCTGCACCGTGTGTGGGCTCTGGGAGTCACCTCTCTGCGCCAGGGACCTGAATGTGCTGACAGCTCTAAGtgccagccagggctggtgTCACCTCCTCCCTGGTGCGAGGTGCAGCACTGCTTCTGCTTCCAGTAGGGGAAGCGTTGGGTGGACCCCCAGAGCACACCCACCCCAGGCACCCCCGTGtcctccctggctgccaggacagtgggtgcctgtgagcacagagtGTCCTAATTCCTCAGATGGCTCAGGCTCATACCAACAATCCAGGCAACCTCCTGCTCTTGGCAAAAATGTCAATGCCTTAAAAGAATAAACACCCACCTCAGtatggccctgccctgctgctggcacttgATGAAGTGCATGAAGGCCATGGGGACTGCACTAAAGAGTGCAAATACCCCAGGCACTTGGAGAGGTGTCAGAttgtgcacagagcagggaatgccTGACTCTTGATCAGCAACTCCACAGAGCTTCCCAGCAGCTCAACGAGCCCATCGTGGTCCTAGAACCTCTTGTCCCCAGGAGAGACAGCCCAGATCAGGATGGGCAAGGGCTGCTGGAAACGGTGCAGCTGGAACAACAGGTTTAGGTCAGAACAGCCCCCTCATTGCACCGCATCCTCAGCACTGGCCTGTCCCCATCCACCCCAAAGGCGTCTTAGAGAAACTCTGCTGTTCCCAGGCCATGATCCCAAAAGCTTCACCCGTGTTCCCGCCCCAGCTGCTTTCTCCAGCCAAGACTTTGCTCTTATTTGGCGATTCCCTTAGCTGGTGGGAGGGAACTGGACTCTGCTGGGAAGTGACTGCATCTCGGGGTGGGGCCACAGCAGGAGGCACCTAGCCTGGCTACTGCGGGATGAGGGCGGCTGCCCTCAAACTTgtgcccctcctgcctgcagctggctcATCgctgccccactgctgccaggaACCCTTGTTTCTGCTCTGGGCCCCCATGTCCTGGCTTGTGCGTTACTGACATCCAGGCCTCGACTGGGAAGGGGCAGTACCAGCTGGGCTCAAGGCCAAGCCCAAGGCTGTGTGCTCCCAGGGGACCCACGGTATTGACTCTTCCGCTGCCTCTTGGCAAGGGGACTTGGATCTGCGGGGTGTAGATAGCAATGTGGCTGAGTCACCCCCAGGACCCCTGGCCCTGGAGCTGATGCCAGCTGGTGAGGTCAGCCTGGGAACTGGCATTCCTGGAGGCAGGTGTGAAGTGCAGCCAGGGAGCTGTCAGTACGTCTTAAGGGAGGATTGAGTGCCACCAGCTCCAGCTTCTGATGGATCAAGACATGTGCCTCAGACAGGATgaagaggcaggagctgagggttTGACCTCACCCATAGGGCACAgtccccatggcaggaggtgccAGGGTCTCCATGGGCCCCATGAATTTCTGTGGGGCTGCAGTACAGGTCCTTACATTGGGGAGCAGATACCAAGTGACTGAACATGATGGATGCTGGgcacctggctgcagcccaggtaCTCCTGGAGGATGcccaggagcaggctgtgctcatgCTTCTTACTGAGTTCCCATAAGGGAAAAGAGCACAACCTTCCTTAGTTCTGCAGCAATGGTTGGGGAGGGCAGCACTTGGGGAGTACTCATGGGTACATTGCTCCTCTGGCCATAGGGGCTCACACAGGACAGGCTCCAGTGAGAGCCTCACAGACTCCATGGACTGCTGGAAAAGAGTCTGTTTTCCTGGGCTCTTTTCCATTGCTCTGGGGAATTTCAGTGGGACTGTGCACCCCTCCTGGGGAGCAGCATGCATCCTGGGCATGGAGAGAAGTGTGTGCCCTGCCTTGGGGCCACTGTGTTGTCTCTGGGGTACACCATGTACCCTTTCAGTGGGGACCATGCATCTGCCTGGGTCCATGCATGCTGACCCGGGGTGAGGGGGCAGTGTGCCCTGTCCAGAAGCAACTGTGCATCTTGACTTGGTGGGGATGTGGAGACAGTGACCAAAGCCTGGGGAGGACCACGCACCCTCCCCGGGGGCACCCTCTGTCCTATCTGGGATGAGGGGCACTGTGCATCCCTCCCGGCTTGGGAACTCTCTCCTGCCGCGGGTGAACACCGCACGCCTAGCCCGGGGGAGCGGCAGAGCAGGTCGGTCGGAGGCagcaaaagcaggagcagcagcagcagcaggaggaggaggaggaggaggagcaggaagggatggaggcagggcgggcggcgggagcggccgctgCCTGAGCGCTTCCTGCCCGAGCCGGGCGGATCCCACAAAGGGCTCGGCGGTGTGGCCTCGCCGCCGTCAGCCCCCGCCATGGCCAGCGCCAGCTCCATCGATGCCGTCAAGAAGAAGatccagagcctgcagcaggtGGCCGACGAGGCGGAGGAGCGCGCCGAGCACCTGCAGCGGGAGGCCGATGCCGAGCGGCAGGCCCGGGAGCGGGTAAGGGCCGCTGGGATGGGAGGACGAGGGCGGGGGCCACCCCGGCAGCCCCTCGGGATGCCCCgccggctccggccccgctgccggcATCCCTTCCGGCGGGCCGGCCCGGGCCCCCCTGCGCCCCGGtagctgggctggctgcccccGGGACGCAGGAGCGCTGGGAGGTTCCCGGGGAGCCGCGGGGAGCTACCACCCAGCTGGCGAGAGCCCCGGGGCAGGGAGCTCAGCGCAGTCCCTGCCTGCGGGCAGCCTCCGCcagcctcctccctcctccGTCGGTCTGGCGACGGAAGATGCTGCGTGCAGCGGGGCTCCCCAGGGCTTCCCGGCTGGCCGGGCGCTGGGAGCGGGCAGCGACCAGCCCTGCCTTGGGATCGGGTGTCTCCTGGGAAAGGATCGCTTCCTTCGGAGGCCGGCATGCACAGCTCAGAATCCCACGCCCAGGCTCTTGTCTGGCTTCCAGCAGACTCTGCCGTTCGGATCGCGGAGCTTTAGCTCCAGCCTGTCCCTTTGTGGGGACAAGCCACCCCTTCACACTGCCTCAGGCCAAAATTTCCATTTTGGCAGCGGGATGGCATGTCCAAGCTGCAGCATTTTCCTGGTTTGTCTTTGTAGTTGTTGGACCTTTcggttttcttcttttctttctgtttcctaTGCCCACTCATTCAACATTCTCACCATATCAGGAGCGGCAGAGCTGGGTGCGGTACCCGGGTTGTTGTCACTCGGGCTGTGTGTGGAGGAAATGGCCCCTTCCTGAAGCCTCAGATCGGGTTCCCCGGTCACTGGGAGCTGCCGCGAGAGCTCATATTCCCAAGTATCCATCCGGGCGGCTTTGACCCACTTTGGGGGTGattccctgggaaaaaaaaaatctaccgACGCAGTGAGGCtgatgctgcaggcagagcaccCTGTGGGTGCCAGCACAGTTCCCCATCGGGCAGTCTGGCCAGGGACAAGCTCTCACAGTGTTTGTAGAAAGGGTGATCATGGGGTGGAGGcggctgtggggctggcagccGTCTCAAAgaggtgctggctgtgctgtccccaccctTCCAACTCCCCACAGGGGATTCCAGTTGCTCAGTGGGGCCAGGCAGGGTGAACAGCCCCTTGCAGCTCCCATAGTCCCTGTGCTTGGCTAGTATTCCCTGGGGcattccctgtgctggagcatgAGGCTGGATGTGTCCAGATACTGCAGCCAGccagtcctgctgcagcctgtgaatAAGCAGGAGCCACTGTCTCCTGGTGCATGGAGCTGTTCCTCACAGTGAGGTCTTACTGACACCCATCCCTTGATATATTCGGGGGTTTGTCTTCCTTGCACCCCCCGGTGAGAAACGgggctgagagctgctgaggCAGCATTTCCTGACTGTGGCGATGGAGCAGGAGGCCTTTACCAAATGGAAAGAGTGCAAGGCCAGGCGTCAACAGGCTGGCGGAGGGCCAGGGCCACTGCTCctggccagccccagctcccagccctgtgcgTGGGGAGCCTGGGAAAGGGAGGGCTCTGGTCCTGCCAGCCTCATCTTGGCCAGGCGCCAGCCTGCCGAGGGCGACTCGCTccactgcccccagcactgtgCTGTACATCAGCTGGGGGGGCTCCATGCTTGGCTTCAGGCTGCCCCGTTGCACAGGGCCCTGGGGgttcctgcaggagaagctCCCAGCTCACTCCACCACCTCTGTAAACAGGAAATCCACAAGCAGCTCCGATCTCCTTTTTGGGAGTGAAGCCACACAGGGCATTCCTCCCCCTTTACTCACTGCTCTGCAAACCCCAAATACCATCCCTGTGATGGCACAGCTGCTATGGCCACCCTGCCCAAGTGAACGTGCCCTGTCCCCCTCCAGGGTGGGAGCTAGAGGTGTGAGGACATGGTGGGGGTGCACATGCCAAGCTGGCCCTGCAAGGTTGGGAGAAGTCAGCATCAAACAGCCAGTAGGAATGGAGATAACCCTATAGAGAGGCAAGGGAATGCATGGTCAGGCATGTCATTCCAGTGAACATGGGCTTGTTGCACAGTGCCAAGGGGTGTTCTGATGGTAAATAGGAGTAATcattgaaaatgcttttttcaatATATGTATTTGACATGGAGTGACTGAAGGGTTTCTGTTCCCTCAGGCTGAGGCTGAAGTGGCTTCCCTCAACCGCCGTATCCAGCTGGTAGAGGAGGAGCTGGACCGTGCCCAAGAACGTCTGGCCACTGCCCTGCAGAAGCTGGAGGAAGCTGAGAAGGCAGCTGATGAGAGCGAGAGGTGGGATGGAAAAGCACAGTGGGACTGGTATCAGGTCACCATTGATTGCAGACAGCCCCTTCATTTTGCAGTGGGGTCCCTCTGAGGTGACTTCCTTGGGGTTTCTGTTGGTTTTCCTGCAGACTTCAAAGGGGGAGAGCAACACCACAATGCAAAGAACTCCCCCAGATACAGACACCCTTATCCAGAGCACACATAAATTCCTGAAAATTTTTATCTGGTATTTATAAAAGCACCAGACTGTAACCAAAGCCAGAGGAAGATATGAGCATGATTTATTCCCCAGAGCAGCTTTCTATGCTCAAGGACACAATAACAGCCCAAGAGGGAACCTCTGTGCTAGTAGCAAAGGTCAGATTTGAGGACAATTTGAGCCTCATTCAAAATGACTTCTACAGAGTGTATGTTGCCCCATCTTCATGGCAAGCAGGTTTACCAgactggagctgtgcaggcaaGGGCACTCAGGTTGTACGGGAGTGCCCAGACATGTCACAGCGTTCCTGGCAGTTACATGAGCTCTTCCCTCCATTGGCAAAGATCAGTTTGAGCAACAGCATTTGAGTGAGAGGAGAAGAGTCTGCAGGAGTCCCTTCTGTGGGGGTTTGATAATCTCCTGTTTGTGAGCATCACCTCGAATGGGAAAGGCTTTGCCATTGGATGTTTTCCAGTATTTCCCAAGGGCTACCAGCCTGTCAGGCTGTTTTTGTGGAGGTTGTGGCTGGCGTATCCTGGGTGGCACACCTTTTCCCCCCTAAACATGAGTTAGGACCTGCCTGCTTGAAGGCCACCATAGCCATACCTCACTCTGGAACATAGCCCTGGCGCCACCTCCACCACAATTCTGGACAGGAGCATTTTTGGGGTACTGGTGGTGTGCCATCCTCCCCGAGCAATGTCCCGTGTCTCTGACTCTAGATAGTGGTGGGGTTATGGTACAGGATGTGCAGATGGGCAGGCAGGATGTGCAGATAACACTTTGATGCACAGCAGTGACATCTGGCATGGTCTTTCCTCAGAGGCATGAAGGTCATCGAAAACAGGGCCATGAAGGACGAAGAGAAGATGGAACTCcaggaaatgcagctgaagGAGGCGAAGCACATAGCAGAGGAGGCTGACCGCAAATACGAGGAGGTGTGTACCCCATTCCCCAGTCCTGACACcctggcagcacccagagccATCTCCTCATAGCCCTGTGCCCCCAGTTGGGGCAAGCACAGGGCTAACGTGAGTCACTTGCTGCCATGAACAGGTTGCCCGCAAGCTGGTTGTCCTTGAGGGAGAGCTGGAGCGCTcagaggagagggcagaggTGGCGGAGAGGTGAGTGGGGCTCCTGGTGGGCAGCGTGTGGGGTCCCACACAGCCCTTGTCCCAAATCCCTGGCAGACATGGGGATGGGGATGTTCGTCCCTGGAAGCACCAAGGTCTGTCACTGGGGTGGTCTTTGGGATTGCAGGCTGGGGGTAAGGGTGTGCCAACCCATCAGCATCACATCCTTGACCCTCTTCTCTGCTGTCCCCCTCCCGGGGTGCCCCTCTT
This genomic window from Prinia subflava isolate CZ2003 ecotype Zambia chromosome Z, Cam_Psub_1.2, whole genome shotgun sequence contains:
- the TPM2 gene encoding tropomyosin beta chain isoform X4 produces the protein MASASSIDAVKKKIQSLQQVADEAEERAEHLQREADAERQARERAEAEVASLNRRIQLVEEELDRAQERLATALQKLEEAEKAADESERGMKVIENRAMKDEEKMELQEMQLKEAKHIAEEADRKYEEVARKLVVLEGELERSEERAEVAESRVRQLEEELRTMDQSLKSLIASEEEYSTKEDKYEEEIKLLGEKLKEAETRAEFAERSVAKLEKTIDDLEDEVYAQKMKYKAISEELDNALNDITSL
- the TPM2 gene encoding tropomyosin beta chain isoform X3, with product MASASSIDAVKKKIQSLQQVADEAEERAEHLQREADAERQARERAEAEVASLNRRIQLVEEELDRAQERLATALQKLEEAEKAADESERGMKVIENRAMKDEEKMELQEMQLKEAKHIAEEADRKYEEVARKLVVLEGELERSEERAEVAESRVRQLEEELRTMDQSLKSLIASEEEYSTKEDKYEEEIKLLGEKLKEAETRAEFAERSVAKLEKTIDDLEESLASAKEENVGIHQVLDQTLLELNNL